The Methanococcoides sp. LMO-2 genome segment ATCGTCGGTTTCGCATTTGCAGTGCTGATGGTACTTGTACTCCCATTGATCATCTGGCAGGTAGGTGGTGTAATATGAGCGACGGAAATAACACAACACCAAGTGTTGTAACAGACCCTGCAGATTTCAATGAGGTTCTTGAGAAGCTCAATGAGATCGACGAGAAGATCGAATTCGTAAACAGTGAGATCGCACAGAGGATCGGAAAGAAAGTAGGAAGGGATATAGGTATCATATACGGAGCAGTTGCAGGTATATTGATGTTCCTCATCTACATTTCATTATCCCCGATACTCATCTGATAAGAGGTAATAACATGTTCAAATTTGACAAGAAACAGGAAGTATTCGAGGTTGGTGGCGTCAAGTTCGGCGGTCAGCCTGGCCAGTACCCAACAATTCTTATCGGTTCAATGTTCTACAACAGGCACAACATCGTAACCGATGAAGATGAGGGAATTTTCGACAAGGAAGCAGCAGACAATCTCTGGAACCACATGCTTGAGATGACAGACGTTACAGGTAACCCATGTGTTAACCAGATCGTCGGTGAAACACCACAGGCAATCAAGAAGTACATCGACTGGTTCATTGCAGAGGATGACACAACACCATTCCTTATCGACTCATCCGCAGGTGACGTACGTGCAGCAGCAGCAGATTACGTAACAGAGATCGGTGTAGCTGACAGAGCAATCTACAACTCCATCAACGGTAGTATCCACGAAGATGAGATCGAAGCTATCAGAAAGAGTGACATCGACGCTTCAATCGTCCTTGCTTTCAACGCAACAGACCCAACCGTCAAAGGAAAGCTCGAAGTCCTTGAGTCCGGTGGTCCAGGTCAGAGCATGGGTATGCTCGACATCGCAAAGGACTGTGGAATCACAAAGCCACTCGTCGATGTAGCTGCAACTCCACTCGGAGCAGGTGCAGGTGCATCTATGAGAGCAGTCGTCGCTGTAAAGGGACACTTCGGTCTCCCTGTTGGCGGTGGATACCACAACCTTGCATCCGCATGGGACTGGATGAAGGAATACAAGAAGCAGTTCGAGACAAAGGAACAGCGCAAGGCAGTTTACATGCCAGCAGATATCGGAACAAACCTTGTCCCACAGACACTCGGTTCCAACTTCCAGCTGTTCGGTCCTATCGAGAACACTGACACAGTCTACCCTGCAACTGCACT includes the following:
- the mtrH gene encoding tetrahydromethanopterin S-methyltransferase subunit H, yielding MFKFDKKQEVFEVGGVKFGGQPGQYPTILIGSMFYNRHNIVTDEDEGIFDKEAADNLWNHMLEMTDVTGNPCVNQIVGETPQAIKKYIDWFIAEDDTTPFLIDSSAGDVRAAAADYVTEIGVADRAIYNSINGSIHEDEIEAIRKSDIDASIVLAFNATDPTVKGKLEVLESGGPGQSMGMLDIAKDCGITKPLVDVAATPLGAGAGASMRAVVAVKGHFGLPVGGGYHNLASAWDWMKEYKKQFETKEQRKAVYMPADIGTNLVPQTLGSNFQLFGPIENTDTVYPATALVDIILAETAKELGLEIMDENHPINKLV
- the mtrG gene encoding tetrahydromethanopterin S-methyltransferase subunit MtrG, with the protein product MSDGNNTTPSVVTDPADFNEVLEKLNEIDEKIEFVNSEIAQRIGKKVGRDIGIIYGAVAGILMFLIYISLSPILI